The following are from one region of the Falco biarmicus isolate bFalBia1 chromosome 1, bFalBia1.pri, whole genome shotgun sequence genome:
- the LOC130144112 gene encoding coiled-coil domain-containing protein 183-like isoform X2, which translates to MPIQVAQEKLQADIYERVNTCNMLLHQVRQRRQVREELQRRLQQLQDAAMPDKRQQAQAQAICQLEKNIEKVLLKVHTGQKVTALYLAVRDVLRKELAHLPPHLDLLCKMAELYGRELQDMDLMALEACKAADRAKEDANRTRSRILAERARMYRSRATQEVSVDTGWRKDVYQRHLRAERHELTVDSPTPASQDQLVGTSLEAVRSQMEHEARVTQKMQQAKAALQCSRIWDIPGRLLEQQKSLADLEQCIKEGEEKKRALAERLHELELNLAKLKFHQPSNTSRVLEEELRLKLQCQEARLEDMRAQMMRSKDVLLKCEEDIDSLFVRLQGITVPGQEDPVKAMAVEEKLQHCEQKLRYLVQRVASLPHDWRSPNKDNKVRGGSIPAVAFGHPHGAFPYGPSQASSQLAGWRWRQGRAMEQLSPRWHGALQGVPRAGTSRWGSPWLGTPTSPSASNPECLPQIFAEVRNLLENTTADHPQNLRVSLEDAGSGQESLDSDDESCGLVLTREGIKKQGLLLMKSKQRGKK; encoded by the exons ATGCCCATCCAGGTGGCCCAGGAGAAGCTCCAGGCCGACATCTATGAACGGGTGAACACCTGCAACATGCTGCTGCACCAGGTGAGGCAGCGGAGACAAGTGCGGGAGGAGCTGCAGAggcggctgcagcagctgcaggatgctgcgATGCCTGACAAGCGGCAGCAGGCACAGGCGCAG gccatttgccagctggagaaaaacattGAGAAGGTGCTCCTCAAAGTCCACACTGGACAGAAGGTGACTGCCCTGTACCTGGCAGTGCGGGATGTCCTGAGGAAG GAGCTGGCCCACCTGCCTCCGCACCTGGACCTCCTGTGCAAGATGGCCGAGCTGTATGGTAGGGAGCTCCAGGACATGGATCTCATGGCCTTGGAGGCCTGCAAAGCCGCTGACAGAGCCAAG GAGGACGCAAACAGGACGCGCAGCCGGATCCTTGCGGAGAGAGCGCGCATGTACCGCTCCCGGGCCACCCAGGAGGTCTCTGTAGACACAGGGTGGCGGAAGGACGTGTACCAAAGGCACCTGAGAGCG gagaggcacGAGCTCACCGTGGACTCCCCGACCCCGGCCTCACAGGACCAGCTCGTGG gcaCCAGTCTGGAGGCCGTCAGGTCCCAGATGGAGCACGAGGCCAGGGTCACGCAGAAGATGCAGCAGGCCAAGGCTGCGCTGCAGTGCTCCAGGATCTGG GACATACCCGGCAGGCTCCTGGAACAGCAGAAGTCCTTGGCGGACCTGGAGCAGTGCATCAAGGAGGGCGAGGAGAAGAAGCGGGCACTGGCGGAGAGGCTGCACGAGCTGGAGCTGAACCTAGCTAAGCTGAAGTTTCACCAGCCCTCCAACACAAGCAG ggtgctggaggaggagctgcGGCTGAAACTGCAGTGCCAAGAGGCTCGGCTGGAGGACATGCGGGCCCAGATGATGAGGAGCAAGGATGTTCTGCTGAAATGTGAAGAGGACATCGACAGCCTTTTCGTCCGCCTGCAGGGCATCACCGTGCCCGGCCAG GAGGATCCCGTCAAGGCCATGGCGgtggaggagaagctgcagcactgtgagCAGAAGCTGCGCTACCTGGTGCAGCGGGTGGCCAGCCTGCCCCACGACTGGCGCAGCCCCAACAAGGACAACAAGGTGCGCGGGGGCTCCATCCCTGCTGTGGCCTTTGGGCACCCGCACGGGGCTTTCCCATACGGCCCATCCCAAGCGTCCTCCCAGCTGGCAGGATGGAGGTGGCGCCAGGGGAGAGCCatggagcagctcagcccccgGTGGCACGGGGCACTGCAGGGTGTGCCCCGCGCGGGGACCTCGAGGTGGGGCAGCCCTTGGCTTGGAACACCCACCTCCCCTTCAGCAAGTAACCCAGAGTGTCTTCCACAGATTTTTGCCGAGGTCCGTAATTTACTAGAGAACACCACTGCGGATCACCCACAGAACCTGAGGGTTTCCTTGGAGGACGCAGGCAGCGGCCAAG AGTCCTTGGATTCTGATGACGAATCCTGTGGCCTTGTCCTCACCCGGGAGGGCATCAAGAAGCAGGGGCTGCTCCTGATGAAAAGCAAGCAGCGTGGCAAGAAGTAG
- the LOC130144112 gene encoding coiled-coil domain-containing protein 183-like isoform X3 — translation MPIQVAQEKLQADIYERVNTCNMLLHQVRQRRQVREELQRRLQQLQDAAMPDKRQQAQAQAICQLEKNIEKVLLKVHTGQKVTALYLAVRDVLRKELAHLPPHLDLLCKMAELYGRELQDMDLMALEACKAADRAKEDANRTRSRILAERARMYRSRATQEVSVDTGWRKDVYQRHLRAQERHELTVDSPTPASQDQLVGTSLEAVRSQMEHEARVTQKMQQAKAALQCSRIWDIPGRLLEQQKSLADLEQCIKEGEEKKRALAERLHELELNLAKLKFHQPSNTSRVLEEELRLKLQCQEARLEDMRAQMMRSKDVLLKCEEDIDSLFVRLQGITVPGQEDPVKAMAVEEKLQHCEQKLRYLVQRVASLPHDWRSPNKDNKIFAEVRNLLENTTADHPQNLRVSLEDAGSGQESLDSDDESCGLVLTREGIKKQGLLLMKSKQRGKK, via the exons ATGCCCATCCAGGTGGCCCAGGAGAAGCTCCAGGCCGACATCTATGAACGGGTGAACACCTGCAACATGCTGCTGCACCAGGTGAGGCAGCGGAGACAAGTGCGGGAGGAGCTGCAGAggcggctgcagcagctgcaggatgctgcgATGCCTGACAAGCGGCAGCAGGCACAGGCGCAG gccatttgccagctggagaaaaacattGAGAAGGTGCTCCTCAAAGTCCACACTGGACAGAAGGTGACTGCCCTGTACCTGGCAGTGCGGGATGTCCTGAGGAAG GAGCTGGCCCACCTGCCTCCGCACCTGGACCTCCTGTGCAAGATGGCCGAGCTGTATGGTAGGGAGCTCCAGGACATGGATCTCATGGCCTTGGAGGCCTGCAAAGCCGCTGACAGAGCCAAG GAGGACGCAAACAGGACGCGCAGCCGGATCCTTGCGGAGAGAGCGCGCATGTACCGCTCCCGGGCCACCCAGGAGGTCTCTGTAGACACAGGGTGGCGGAAGGACGTGTACCAAAGGCACCTGAGAGCG caggagaggcacGAGCTCACCGTGGACTCCCCGACCCCGGCCTCACAGGACCAGCTCGTGG gcaCCAGTCTGGAGGCCGTCAGGTCCCAGATGGAGCACGAGGCCAGGGTCACGCAGAAGATGCAGCAGGCCAAGGCTGCGCTGCAGTGCTCCAGGATCTGG GACATACCCGGCAGGCTCCTGGAACAGCAGAAGTCCTTGGCGGACCTGGAGCAGTGCATCAAGGAGGGCGAGGAGAAGAAGCGGGCACTGGCGGAGAGGCTGCACGAGCTGGAGCTGAACCTAGCTAAGCTGAAGTTTCACCAGCCCTCCAACACAAGCAG ggtgctggaggaggagctgcGGCTGAAACTGCAGTGCCAAGAGGCTCGGCTGGAGGACATGCGGGCCCAGATGATGAGGAGCAAGGATGTTCTGCTGAAATGTGAAGAGGACATCGACAGCCTTTTCGTCCGCCTGCAGGGCATCACCGTGCCCGGCCAG GAGGATCCCGTCAAGGCCATGGCGgtggaggagaagctgcagcactgtgagCAGAAGCTGCGCTACCTGGTGCAGCGGGTGGCCAGCCTGCCCCACGACTGGCGCAGCCCCAACAAGGACAACAAG ATTTTTGCCGAGGTCCGTAATTTACTAGAGAACACCACTGCGGATCACCCACAGAACCTGAGGGTTTCCTTGGAGGACGCAGGCAGCGGCCAAG AGTCCTTGGATTCTGATGACGAATCCTGTGGCCTTGTCCTCACCCGGGAGGGCATCAAGAAGCAGGGGCTGCTCCTGATGAAAAGCAAGCAGCGTGGCAAGAAGTAG
- the LOC130158694 gene encoding sperm acrosome membrane-associated protein 6-like: protein MGWWWVLAPWLPGNPGIKAGGLALWQWVALASWLPAVHSCLLCFGPPSQREQLCHDITGAPLKDPRHQRCLEALAQAAEPLSSVTVGSGQRDVLREIVMDALHFLEKQSKTKPFEVSLQAAVNVIWAKLSHLEKAPACVPPCGYQPAARVFQCATCRLVDCQFPLDCPVQVLRAQTDETVTLHCSVPFATLPGLPVTWMFAKDLYTQDLTLFEELQGSTEGSRILIIHDPIPGTIACSLGEVYEPLVRKYFYLNGAPRHLSTLGGSEQCGVK from the exons atggggtggtggtgggtgctggctcCCTGGCTCCCTGGAAACCCAGGCATCAAGGCAGGGGGGCTTGCCTTGTGGCAATGGGTGGCCCTGGCATCCTGGCTCCCTGCGGTGcactcctgcctgctctgctttggGCCTCCCAGTCAGCGGGAACAGCTCTGCCATGACATTACTGGGGCCCCCCTCAAGGACCCTCGACATCAACGCTGCCTTGAGGCCCTTGCCCAGGCTGCTGAGCCACTTTCCTCTGTCACTGTGG GGTCGGGGCAGCGTGATGTACTTCGGGAGATCGTCATGGATGCCCTGCATTTTCTGGAGAAGCAGAGCAAGACGA AGCCCTTTGAGGTGTCTCTACAGGCAGCCGTCAACGTAATCTGGGCGAAGCTGAGCCATCTGGAGAAAG ctccagcctgtgTCCCGCCTTGTG GATACCAGCCAGCTGCTCGCGTCTTCCAGTGTGCTACCTGCCGCCTCGTGGACTGCCAGTTTCCCCTGGATTGCCCAG TGCAGGTCCTGCGGGCCCAAACAGATGAAACCGTCACACTGCACTGCTCTGTGCCCTTTGCCACCCTCCCTGGCCTGCCCGTTACCTGGATGTTTGCCAAGGAC ctgtacACACAGGACCTGACACTGtttgaggagctgcagggaagcacAGAGGGATCTCGCATTCTGATCATCCATGACCCCATTCCAGGAACCATCGCCTGTTCCCTGGGGGAGGTTTATGAGCCATTGGTCCGCAAGTACTTCTACCTCAACGGTGCGCCCAGACACCTGAGTACCCTTGGGGGCAGTGAGCAGTGTGGGGTGAAGTAG
- the SBDS gene encoding ribosome maturation protein SBDS, whose protein sequence is MSIFTPTNQIRLTNVAVVRARRGGKRFEIACYRNKVMGWRSGAEKDLDEVLQTHTVFVNVSKGQVAKREDLVQAFGTDDQTEICKMILSKGELQVSDKERQTQLEQMFRDIATIVADKCVNPETKRPYTVILIERAMKDIHYSVKPHRSTKQQALEVIRQLKETMQIERAHMRLRFILPAKEGKKLREKLKPLIKVIESEDFHEQLEIVCLIDPGCFREIDDLIRSETKGKGTLEVLSLKDVEEGDEKLE, encoded by the exons ATGTCCATCTTCACCCCCACCAACCAGATCCGCCTCACTAACGTGGCCGTGGtgcgggcgcggcgcggcggcaaGCGCTTCGAGATCGCCTGCTACCGCAACAAGGTCATGGGATGGCGCAGCGGAGC GGAGAAAGATCTCGACGAGGTCCTGCAGACACATACAGTGTTTGTCAACGTTTCCAAAGGCCAGGTGGCGAAGAGGGAAGATCTTGTTCAAGCATTTGGGACAGATGACCAAACAGAAATCTGTAAGATG ATTTTATCCAAAGGGGAGCTGCAAGTATCGGACAAAGAACGACAGacacagctggagcagatgtTTAGAGACATTGCAACTATTGTGGCTGACAAGTGTGTGAATCCTGAAACAAAGAGGCCATACACAGTGATCCTGATCGAAAGAGCCATGAAGGATATTCACTACTCCGTCAAGCCGCACAGGAGCACAAAGCAGCAG GCACTGGAAGTGATCAGACAGTTAAAGGAAACCATGCAGATCGAACGTGCTCACATGAGGCTGCGATTTATCCTTCCAgcaaaggaggggaagaaactgAGAGAGAAGCTCAAGCCCCTGATTAAAGTTATTGAGAGTGAAGATTTCCACGAACAGCTGGAAATT GTGTGCCTTATTGACCCAGGCTGCTTCAGAGAGATTGATGACCTGATACGGAGTGAGACAAAAGGGAAAGGAACCCTGGAGGTGCTGAGTCTGAAAGACGTGGAGGAAGGAGACGAAAAGCTTGAATAA
- the LOC130144112 gene encoding coiled-coil domain-containing protein 183-like isoform X1, whose protein sequence is MPIQVAQEKLQADIYERVNTCNMLLHQVRQRRQVREELQRRLQQLQDAAMPDKRQQAQAQAICQLEKNIEKVLLKVHTGQKVTALYLAVRDVLRKELAHLPPHLDLLCKMAELYGRELQDMDLMALEACKAADRAKEDANRTRSRILAERARMYRSRATQEVSVDTGWRKDVYQRHLRAQERHELTVDSPTPASQDQLVGTSLEAVRSQMEHEARVTQKMQQAKAALQCSRIWDIPGRLLEQQKSLADLEQCIKEGEEKKRALAERLHELELNLAKLKFHQPSNTSRVLEEELRLKLQCQEARLEDMRAQMMRSKDVLLKCEEDIDSLFVRLQGITVPGQEDPVKAMAVEEKLQHCEQKLRYLVQRVASLPHDWRSPNKDNKVRGGSIPAVAFGHPHGAFPYGPSQASSQLAGWRWRQGRAMEQLSPRWHGALQGVPRAGTSRWGSPWLGTPTSPSASNPECLPQIFAEVRNLLENTTADHPQNLRVSLEDAGSGQESLDSDDESCGLVLTREGIKKQGLLLMKSKQRGKK, encoded by the exons ATGCCCATCCAGGTGGCCCAGGAGAAGCTCCAGGCCGACATCTATGAACGGGTGAACACCTGCAACATGCTGCTGCACCAGGTGAGGCAGCGGAGACAAGTGCGGGAGGAGCTGCAGAggcggctgcagcagctgcaggatgctgcgATGCCTGACAAGCGGCAGCAGGCACAGGCGCAG gccatttgccagctggagaaaaacattGAGAAGGTGCTCCTCAAAGTCCACACTGGACAGAAGGTGACTGCCCTGTACCTGGCAGTGCGGGATGTCCTGAGGAAG GAGCTGGCCCACCTGCCTCCGCACCTGGACCTCCTGTGCAAGATGGCCGAGCTGTATGGTAGGGAGCTCCAGGACATGGATCTCATGGCCTTGGAGGCCTGCAAAGCCGCTGACAGAGCCAAG GAGGACGCAAACAGGACGCGCAGCCGGATCCTTGCGGAGAGAGCGCGCATGTACCGCTCCCGGGCCACCCAGGAGGTCTCTGTAGACACAGGGTGGCGGAAGGACGTGTACCAAAGGCACCTGAGAGCG caggagaggcacGAGCTCACCGTGGACTCCCCGACCCCGGCCTCACAGGACCAGCTCGTGG gcaCCAGTCTGGAGGCCGTCAGGTCCCAGATGGAGCACGAGGCCAGGGTCACGCAGAAGATGCAGCAGGCCAAGGCTGCGCTGCAGTGCTCCAGGATCTGG GACATACCCGGCAGGCTCCTGGAACAGCAGAAGTCCTTGGCGGACCTGGAGCAGTGCATCAAGGAGGGCGAGGAGAAGAAGCGGGCACTGGCGGAGAGGCTGCACGAGCTGGAGCTGAACCTAGCTAAGCTGAAGTTTCACCAGCCCTCCAACACAAGCAG ggtgctggaggaggagctgcGGCTGAAACTGCAGTGCCAAGAGGCTCGGCTGGAGGACATGCGGGCCCAGATGATGAGGAGCAAGGATGTTCTGCTGAAATGTGAAGAGGACATCGACAGCCTTTTCGTCCGCCTGCAGGGCATCACCGTGCCCGGCCAG GAGGATCCCGTCAAGGCCATGGCGgtggaggagaagctgcagcactgtgagCAGAAGCTGCGCTACCTGGTGCAGCGGGTGGCCAGCCTGCCCCACGACTGGCGCAGCCCCAACAAGGACAACAAGGTGCGCGGGGGCTCCATCCCTGCTGTGGCCTTTGGGCACCCGCACGGGGCTTTCCCATACGGCCCATCCCAAGCGTCCTCCCAGCTGGCAGGATGGAGGTGGCGCCAGGGGAGAGCCatggagcagctcagcccccgGTGGCACGGGGCACTGCAGGGTGTGCCCCGCGCGGGGACCTCGAGGTGGGGCAGCCCTTGGCTTGGAACACCCACCTCCCCTTCAGCAAGTAACCCAGAGTGTCTTCCACAGATTTTTGCCGAGGTCCGTAATTTACTAGAGAACACCACTGCGGATCACCCACAGAACCTGAGGGTTTCCTTGGAGGACGCAGGCAGCGGCCAAG AGTCCTTGGATTCTGATGACGAATCCTGTGGCCTTGTCCTCACCCGGGAGGGCATCAAGAAGCAGGGGCTGCTCCTGATGAAAAGCAAGCAGCGTGGCAAGAAGTAG